In the Candidatus Dadabacteria bacterium genome, AGAAGGCAAAGCCCCGTCTCTTCGTAGGTAAGCTGTCCTTCATGTATAAGAAGACCCGCGTCTACCTCTTCTTCGAGCACCTTGTCCATGATCTTGTCAAAGGGCACTTCGACTGGGATGAAATCATCAGCATATAGACTCAGAAGAAGATATGCGGTAGTAAGCTTTCCAGGTACCGCGACGACTTTTCCCCGGAGGTCAGAAATTTTCTTCTTGGCAACCACTATGGGGCCGTACCCTTTTCCCATGCTGGCCCCGCAGGAGAGAATCCGGTAGCGGTCCTGCACGCTCAGGTATCCATGGGCGGAGATTGCCGTTACTTCGAGCTCCCCTTTCATGGCTCTCTTATTGAGTGACTGTATGTCTTCAATCACGTGCTCGAAATCTATCTGTCCGGAAGCCACCTTCCCGCTCGCTATTGCGTAGAACATGAACGCGTCGTCAGCGTCGGGGCTGTGGCCCAGTCTCATGGTCCGTTTTTCCATTCTTGTCTCCTTCCGGATTTCGTCTCCGAAGGGTCTACGTAGAAATCGATTTCGTTTTTCTTCTCTATTTCGTTAAGCTCGAAAAGAAGGTCGCGATATTTGATGAGTCCTTCAATCTTTGGGCCGTCAAGGTCATACTTGATTCTCTCTTTAAGGTAAGTAGTGCAATGCTCCCTGCTGAGACCCAGTTTCCGAGATTCGATATCCACTATCTCCGGGATGAATTCCACTCCTAGTTCTCTCGTTGAGACAAGACATTCACAGCCTTTGGCTGTAGCGTCGTCCCCTTTTTTGATCGCCATTACCGCATATACGAAGGGAAGGGAGGTTTCCCTCGTCCAGAGTTCCCCCAGGTCGTACGTGAAGGCGGATTTTTCTGCAGAGAGATGACGGGCCTGAAGACCCGCGTTGCCGATAAGCATCCCGGCGTCAACTCCCTGAAGGAAACCGTTTACGGGTTCTCTTTTTACGTATTCGGGCTTAAGACCGAGGAAGAGCTCCAGTACGATTCTGAGCAGGGCCGTTGAGC is a window encoding:
- a CDS encoding ABC transporter substrate-binding protein, giving the protein MEKRTMRLGHSPDADDAFMFYAIASGKVASGQIDFEHVIEDIQSLNKRAMKGELEVTAISAHGYLSVQDRYRILSCGASMGKGYGPIVVAKKKISDLRGKVVAVPGKLTTAYLLLSLYADDFIPVEVPFDKIMDKVLEEEVDAGLLIHEGQLTYEETGLCLLFDLGAMWAEETDLPMPLGLNVLRRDIPRGLDAEVLRVHKESIEYALSNKKEALDYAMRFGRGMSEDTGEKFVLMYVNEWTRDLGESGTWALEYLFEKAHAKGIIAENPMLDILCE
- a CDS encoding menaquinone biosynthesis protein, which encodes MNEKKGDRSLINLGAAPFLNMQPLIYPLEKGVVEHSFNIMYFDPFLLSDNLSEGVVDVAPIPSVEFLRTDDYCILPDISISSFGKVDSVVLKARKEITKIKSVSVDSRSKSSTALLRIVLELFLGLKPEYVKREPVNGFLQGVDAGMLIGNAGLQARHLSAEKSAFTYDLGELWTRETSLPFVYAVMAIKKGDDATAKGCECLVSTRELGVEFIPEIVDIESRKLGLSREHCTTYLKERIKYDLDGPKIEGLIKYRDLLFELNEIEKKNEIDFYVDPSETKSGRRQEWKNGP